In Neomonachus schauinslandi chromosome 8, ASM220157v2, whole genome shotgun sequence, the genomic stretch cagCCCCAGCACTCCCAGCATCTCCTCAGACAACAGGGACTCGCCTCTTTCCCCCTGGGGGTGTCACCAAGTGGAAATCGGAAGTAGCACTGAATAGCAGGCAGCCAGAGACCCCCAGAGCCAGCCCCCCCCAGAGCCCAGCTGAGCCAAAGGGGAGTCTTCTGGGACCTAAGCCAGACCCCCACCTCACTTTCCCGCGCTCATTCAAGGTGCCTCCCCCGACCCCAGTCAGGACTTCATCCATCCCAGCTCAGGAAGCACAGGGGACTCCTCTAGAGGAAGAAGGGGCCACCAAGAAAGCTCCCAATCTACTCCCACTGCCTCCCAGCTTCCACATCCGCCCTGCGTCCCAGGTCTACCCGGACAGGGCCCCTGAGCCAGACCACCCAGGGGAGCTCAGGGCTGCAGCACCAGCCAGGCCCACGCTGGGCAAGTCCCAGTCCTGGACTAAGGAACATGCTGAGACGCCACCgccagcccctcccctggcccctcccGCACCCCCGCAACCCCCCCCcgcaccgcccctccccccagctgcccctcctTTACCTTCTGCTGAGAAGGTAGCTCCTCCACCTTCTGGGTTTGCAAAACGCCGCAAATCCAGCTCCCCTGCTCCCAAACCCAAACCGACCCCCCCCAGCCCAGAGGACACAGCCTCTTCAGCGCCTGTGGACTGGAGGGATCCCAGCCAGATGGAAAAGCTGCGGAGTGAGCTGGCAGCCTATCTCTGTGGCTCCAGGAGGGAGGACCGATTCCTCAGTCACAGGGCAGGCTCAACGGCGGCCTCTGAGGAAAAGGAGGGCAAGAAGGACCCCAGCCTGCCAGAGGAAGAGGCTCCTCCAAGCCTGCCAGAGCAGGAGACCCTTCCAAGCATTCCTGAGAAGAGTTCCTGCAGCCTGCCCGACAAGGGGGCTGCCACCAGCCTGACCCTCCCTCCTGTGGACTACCTCCCCCAAGATGCCCCAACTCCCAGTGTCCAGCAGATCCGCAGTGAGCTGGAGGCCCGGTTCTCCTCGTCAGCAGAGAAGGAAGCCAAGCCCAGCGTAGGGTTTCTGCCTCCCAAACCTCGGCTAGAAGGGGGAAGAATCTTTGAAAACAGGGGGGATAATGGCAACTTCTCTAAGCCTGTGGCCAAGAATCTGCCCCCTCTATCCACCACCCCTCTGCCAACCACACCACTTCAGTCCAAGGCCGTGCCTGGGCCAGCCACACCACCCAAGGCCACTCCTGGGCCAGCCCTACCACCCAAGGCCACACCGGGGCCAGCCCTACCACCCAAGCCCACGCCTGGGCCAGCCACACCACCTAATGCTGTGCCCGGGCCCGCCATACCATCTGCAGCCATAACTGCGCCCACCACATCATCCCCGCTGATAGAGAAGAACCCAGTCCCAgctgggcagtgggagaagcCCAAACCTCAAGAACTTACAGTGCCCCGCCAGATAGAGGCAGAAGGGCGCCCCACAGAGCCCAGTAAGCCGCCTACCCTGGGATCCGTCTCAGCTCCAGCCCTCCCACCAAAGAGATCTCCTGGCGGAGAAGAGGTGACATTTCTCTACACGCTCTGTCGCAGCCAGAAAAGCCCCAGCCAAGAGGTTGCTGCTGGGACGGCACCGCGGGCCACAGGTTCAGCCGCAGGGTCAAGGGAACCTGCGGAGGTGAAGGAGCCCCAGGCGCAGCCAGCCAAGCCCCCCACCTCAGCCCAGCCTGCCGATGAACTCCTCAGGCATCCGGTGACTGGGGAGGTGGTGCAGCCAGGCTCTCCGATGGCCCTGCTCCTTGCAGCCAGGCAGAGGGCCCAGAAGGGAAGGCCAGGAGGGCTGGCCCTGGGCGGGTCCTCCCTGCCAGGGAGCCTCTGTGGCCACAGCAGCCAGCCCCAAGCAGGCTCTGACAGCATCTTCCACAATGAGGGCCGGCCCAACTCCTTCACTGTGGTCCCCAAGTTACCCAAGGAGGCTGAGAAGGACGCCCAGCTGGCCTCGTCGGCACAGCCCACCATACCCAGTCAGTGGAAGCCCCAGCCCCTCGGAGACCGGGAGGGCACAGAGCCAAGCCTCAGGCACAACGGGACAAAGGCGGAGCCTCAGGCCCCTGTGGCCTGGGAAAGGCCGGCATCCTCCAACCTCCCCCGGGGCCGCCTGTTGCCCAAATCCTTCTcgtcccctccttctccttcctgcaaGAGggacgacgacgacgacgacgacgacgacgagGGGGGGTTCCACTTTGAGGTCATCCCGCCGCCGCCAGAGTTCAGCAACGACCCTGAGCCCCCCGCCCCGACGCTCCAGTATCTGGGGCGCCGGGGATCCCCTCCCCGGAACAACTTCCCAGACTTGGGGCAGCCCTCAGCGCCTCGTGGCTTCTCGCGCTTTCCGGCCGGCGCGCTCCACGCCAGGGCCGGGGGCCTGGAGCACTTCTCGGGCGGGGGCCGCTCGCTCATCAAGAAGCGCCTGTACGTCGGGGAGCCCCACCGCAGCCCCGGGCAGGCCCGCGGCGGCACCGGCCACAGCCTGAGTTCCCCCAACTGCTTTGGGCCGCCGCCGGGAGGCCCGGAAATGCGGCGCGTCAACTCGGCGGGCCGCGCGCTCCCCGGAGGCCTGCACGCGCGGAGGCTGCCCATGGAGGGCGCCGCCCGCGGGGAGGCCAAGTTCAAGGCGCCCGGCGGCGACTATGGCTTCGCCCCCGCGGCCGGCAGgtgagctgggggcggggcgaggAACGCAGCCCGGGGTGGGAAGCCAGGTGAGTGGAGGCCCTGCCCTCGGGGCCCCAGAGGAGCCCACCAGGCCTTGGCCACCAGTCCGGGGACATTGGGTTTTCGCTCCTCTGGCTCTCTGGGCAGAGAAAGGGACGCGGGAGGCGCACTTAACCTGGAAAGAGCGCTGTTGGCGGTTGCCTGACCTGCTTATTTCCCACCATCtcccttgttctctctttccctgccctcctgctTTCCCCCACCAGCTTCCCCTCTTCTACCTCCTCTTTCCCACTCTCTAGAGACTCAGGGCTTCAGGCTAAGAGTGGTGTGGAGGGGAGACCTGAGTGGCCCTTGTGTGCCTATGGTGATTTCCCAGCGACACAGAGAAGGATCCAGACCCAGGCTAGGAGTGAAGAGTTCCAAACAGAAGGGTATTAGGCACTATTCTGTGGCCAGCCAAGCCTAGCTGGGAGGAGGAGCCCTGTGTCTTGAATCAGTACTGGTCCACCCAGGTCCCACCCTGTCCACCGGGGCTTCTGTGGGCAGATACCACAGCACTGAGCTACACATCTTTTCCTCTTGTGCCCTGAGGGAGATGGGAGGGCTGTTGGTTAACTAGCTGCAAATATTAACcaccctctctcctgctcccccatcCCAGGTCTCCCCACAGCACCCCCCACTATGGAAGCCCCATCAACACATTCACCGTGAGGCCTGGGACCCGCCATCCCATCTCCTATGCCTACTCGGGGAACCACCGGAAAGCCCCGTCCTGAACCCCGGGTGCTCTCAGTTCTACTCCAAGGGGTCAGATCTGGACACTTGtttttgtgggggtgggagggatgcggcaGGTGTTAGGCGTCCTGACTTAAACATGGAAGAGTCTTTGTTACCCAAACACAGACAGATGACGAGTGAGAAGTGGTGGAAAGATTAAGAGTGGGCTTCTGTTTCCCAAAGCACTGGGGTGGCTGTGGAcaaggggagggggaaatagggaggagaggaggagcctTTAAGGGCCTGGAGCCTGAGTTTCCCCTAGCTGGTACTGTTTGCTTTAGCAAGACTTACTTAAAGCAGTTTTACAAGCATGGCCTGAGCAGGTTCTAAAAGCAAGGGGCGGGGTGCTACCTCTGAGTCCATCTCCATGGCTATGATCGGCTGTCTGGTGCTCCCAAAGGCCTGAGGCCCAGCTCCATCTGGGTAGGGGTGCAGGGAACTAGAGGTTGATCTCTTTAGCCTCCACCAATCCACCATTTGCCAACCTAAGAGCTGATTCCTGGGGTACCTAGCATAGAAGGCACATTGAGGTGGGACCAGGACATAGGCATGGACAACGTGTGGAGAAGGTGCTGGAACAGAGTTCTTTGCATCGGCCAAAGGTGGGGATAGGGAGGGTCGATGGTTCAGttgccctggccctggcccttaGCTACCTCAGCTGCCGGGAAGCCTAGGGAGAGAAGACTTGGCAAGTACGGGATGGGAGACAGAGGATAAAGTCATGTTTTCCTACTCAGACCCAGGCAGCCATGATTTGGGAGATTGGGCCCAAGGAGCCAGAAGGCCTGGGGGTTTGACACCAAAGGCCTAATACAGCCAGAACCCATTTGGGATTTGGTGGGGGCATCCGACCCAACCACCCTTCCCAATCCCAACACTATAGGTCCCCAGTATTATGGAGGCTTTAAAATGCATAGTGAAGATGCTAGAAGACGCAGAGTGGGAGGTAGCAGAGATGGGCACTGGGATCTGAGAGGTGTTTGCTGCGTTTTGGAAGGTCTAGAGTGGTAGGACTGGGCCAGTTCCGAGCAGGGGAGACCTATCAGTAGGGCCCTTTGCCTGCGCAATGTGGGTTTATGCCTGTTGGCCAGTGAATTAGACCCCCATCCACTTCCAAAAGAAGTTCTGATTTGGATGACATATGTTCCCCACACATATCAGGAAACAGTATTCCTCGGTCTGTCTTCCCCGTCCCCTCCCCAGGCCGGATTCCTGGGACCAGGCCAAGGCAGGCTGCCTCGgtaggaggaagggcagggggtggCCCACCGCAGGAGCAGGCCTGCAGGGGCAGCCAGAAAGCAGGGCCCTTTGGGGGCAAGATGTTGGACCTTTATGACTTGAGGTAACCAGCCAGGTGCCAGGTTGTGGGGCCGGCAGGTGAGCCCCTTCAGGGAAGGAGAGTGCCGGCACCCTGATGGGGCAGGATCTGGTTACCTGTGTTCAAGAAGCAAACCCCACCCAACACCAGCACTGGccctatatatatgtatgtattttcccTGTACAATGTTTTATAAAAGACTTCACTAATTTATCTGCTGTGTCAGGTTTGAAGAGTGGGGCATGGGCTCCCAGCTGTATATTGctctggagggaggggaagggctggCTGTCACTTGGCTTGGGAAATAAACAGGCCAGTTTGGGCTGGCCTCAGCTCTGTGGCTGTGGGTTGATGACTCGAAGCTACTTCAGTGTGATGAGAGGTTGGAAGAACTCAGCTGGGGAAGGCTGAGCACGGGGTGGCGGCTGAACCGGGGAGCCATTTTGCTGGGCCCACACTTTCTCTTCTGACCCTCTTGTTCTTGAAATCCTtcaaggggaagaagcagagctAAAGTCTGGTGAAAAACAAACTTCATCCTTAAGCGAGTCTCTTTGACTcgctgaacctcagtttcttcttctgtataaTGGGCATGATAATAATGCCTCCCTGGGGCTGCCGTGAAGATCAGAGACAGTCACGTGCTCATTAACAAGTATTTGAGGGACTACTGGCGGCGGGCACTGTGCTTAGCGTGGATATCCGTGGCTCCTGCTCATGGCAAGTCTAGTGGAGGAGAGAGGCGAAAACATCACACATTATAATAAGTGGTGGGAAGGAAAGGCACAGGAAGCATGAGAATAACTGgcgggtgggggagaggagtggaTTTACCTTAACCAGGCGGTCAGGGCGGGCCTCTTGAAGTGTTGACATTCATGCCAATTTCGTCAAAGCATCCAGCAAGTGTCTGGCAGtcagtagttgctcaataaattttgcatttttggcTGGTGACTACCTTACATTTGTGTGGGGCCTTTCACAGTTTTCCGTAAAGCTTTGATGTGGTATCTTCAacttttccagaagaggaaactgagaaccAGAGTGTTTATCTCAAGACAGTGTCAGAGAGAGAGTTGTGTTTCCTCCTCTGAGTCTtctgagtgggggtgggggtgggggtgggggtgggggtaggaaggGAGACCAGGATGACTCATTTATTCAGCAGCTCGTGCTTCCAGGAGGGACTTCCCAGGCCTCCCTTAGCCTGGGGCTTCATCCTTCTCCTGTCCTTCCACCGTGAGGCCCTCATCCTGGTAACACAGAGGACAGGGGCCCCAATTCCCTGTAGGACTTGGGGCTctgcctcctcacccctccctgatCTTCCTAACTTTTGTCCCCCCTCACCTGacatgagaggggcagaggggagtaGTGGAGGATGGGGGACCAGGGCCTCACCCATGGTGCTGCCATCAGACAAGCTGTGCCACCATGGGTCTCCGCTGACTCCTCTGAAACACAACAGGGACAGACTTGCGCCGTGAGTGGGTCTTACACTTTGTAGGGTCCCAGACCGCTTTAAAAAGCTGCTgatgggggagagaaaaaaaaattaaaaagctgctGAGAACTATGGATCCTCACCTACAGAGATGCCCCGGCACATGCATTTTTACCCATTATTTCAGGCAGTTCATAGATTCCCTCCAACTAGGGCTCCATGCACTTCACACTGAAAATTCCCAATGCGACGTTGGTTGGTCATGGAAACCAGCAACATCTGACCTTGACGGTTTGGAAAGTTCACTGGTTCTCTGTTTATTCGTGACAATCCTCTGAAACGTGTTGACCTTGTAATACTCCCAATTCCATTTTGTCGGTGAGAAAATCCAGGCTCTAAGAAGAAAAGTGAGTTGCTCAGAATAACCCACCTGCCTCCAAACTGCGAACTTCGTTACAGCTGCCTCCCTTCCCGCTGTATCCCCTCACCCATTCAGCCCTCGCCCCATCACGCCACCTCCCAAACTTCCTTTCTAGCTGAGCAGGGGTCGGGAGGGCTTAAGGAGGGTACAGGTGTTCTGGTGCCAGAAAACGCTAATTGGCATGGGTGGCACAGATGTTCCTGGATCAGGTTGGCTGCACCTTGGTTTCTGGAACCTCCCAGCGGCTCCCTGGGCATGGCCCAAGCCCCAGTGGCCAGAATCCTGCTTCTGGTGTGAGGCGGCCGCTGAGGCAGGTCCCAGGGCAGGCTGTGCTAGAAGCCCTTGCCTCCCCGATGGAGCCCAGCTTTTCCCAGGGCCCCCTTACTTAAGGGGGTAAGCTTTTCTTGCTCCAAGTGAGCCTCGCCCTCCCTTCTGTGGGAAGCTGGAGGATAGAAGTAACTTGGGACCGGCAGGTGTGGGAGAGAGGTGACCTCAGTGCCGAGCTGTCAGGCAGGTCTGCCCCTGCCTGCTCACCTCACCTGCCTACCCACAGCAGCCCATGGCCACTTTCATGTCCTCCGCTCAGAGGCAATGCTGGTGTCCCATCATTAGCTGTCCAGGATGGGTGGCCACTGATACCAGGCAGAGGACCTGGGCCTCCTTGCTCTGAAGCCCCAGGGATGGCCAACTGCTGTAGACCTGGGGTTGGGGCCTCCGGGGATATTtttagcaggaaggtgagagaagGGGCAGTACTGGGAGAGGGGTAGAGACGACAATGCATTAGGAATGCTCACTCATTTATGTGAATAATCCTGTGCCCCCCTGCCAATTCCTGGAGCTATAGAAGCTTCGCTAACATTTGGCCGGGAGGAGCCGCTCCTTTCCCTCCTGGAGAACCGTTTGCTGAGCTTCTACAGAATGTGTTCTTATGGGTTTCTCTGTCTTCAGGCTGGCTCCCTTCCCCCGCCCAGGTGTCTCAGCACCCTGACCTTGGCCTCCAGTCTTCCTTCGCTATAATTTCTTCAGAAGACTGAGCCCCTCCACACCAGAGGTCCacgtttctttcttccttcctttcctttctttcttcttttttctttctttttctttctctttctttctttctttcttctttctttttctttctttttttcttctttctttcttttctttcttctctttcttctttctttctttctttctttcttctttcttctttccttttctttctttcttgattttatttatccatttgagagagagagagtgcacaagcaggggtagttgcagagggagggggagaagcaggctccccgaggagcagggaccccaacatggggcttgacatgggtcttgatcccaggaccccgagatcacgacctgagccaaaggcagatgcttaacagactgagccacccaggcgccccagagtccACGTTTCTAATGATAAAGCACCCCCTGCACATTTCCAGGTGGATATCTGGCCAGCCACTCAAATTCGGCCTCTCCAAAAGGGATTCTTTTTCCCGTCCTTCCTTTGCACACAATCCTGAGACCAGAGCAGCCAGGCCCATGGTCCCGCCATCCCCATATGCTGATTCCTGCCTCACTGCTTCTGTCCCCTCCGCTTCCTTGGGCTGACCTGCTCTTCAAGGCCCAGCTGAAATCAGCCCCTTCAGGAAGCCCTCCACAGCCCCGTGCTGCTCAGAAATGCCTCCCTCCACACTTCGGCACCCAGTTCCCTTGCCTGGCTCTTCCTCACCCTGCAGGCTCTGCTCAGACACCCCTCACCCCCTGGGCCGCATCAGCTGCTGCTAAAGGCTCCCAGGGCCCCCTGGTCCCCTCACATTGGCGTTACTTGCTTCACATCTCCTTCCCCCCGCAGCTGGTGAGCTCCAGAACGCAAGGACTGCCGGTCTTATTCATCATGGTATCCCCAGCATCTGGTGCTGCTCCTGGCACTCGTAGGAGCACTAAACgtacatttgttgaatgaattcatGTTAGTATTTAATCAAATACTGTCAAGCACTATTTAAGTTCCTGGAGGGCAAAGATCATGTCTCCCACAGACTAGTGACCACGTAACTGTCTTGTTTCTAGAGGTGCGTCACCTGAACTAATGCTGAGGTTTCTCGGGTGGCACAAAATTATGGTTTTAGAGATGGGCGGTCTTCGGTTTCATCACAAAGTGTCAGGGTGCCTTGGAGTGGCTCCTGCCAGGAAGGCTGAGACACGCTACCCTCTAAGTGGAGACAGGAAGGGCTAGGAGGTGATGCTACCAGGTGAGGCTGTTACCGGCCTTAAAAAAGGGCCAGGGCAAGGGGTGGCAGGCAGCCCTCATATCAGGTCAGGGCCTCTGTGCCCTGCGAGTGAGCCAGTCTCCCGGAGATGCCAGCCCCAACCAGTCAGAGGACTCTGGCTCTGTTTAACTCCTCTTTGGATGTCCTTTAGTCTCAAGTAATGTTATTTGGGGCCGTGGCCTCTCGCACCTGTGCAACAGGGACTAACAGGAAAGGCTCTGCCAAATGTGGGCCAGATGATGAGAAGGAACAGCTCCTGTTCTCCGGCCCTCCCCACCTTGGAGAGCCCTCCCTCAAGAGGAAAGTCTTGTTTCCCTTCAACAGCTAGCTACCTGCATGGGGTTCTCGGGGTTTAGCAGAGATCTAAGCACCAAGCTCGGACTCACCAGACTTGCCGCTTTCCATTTCATCCACTTCAGCGTTAGGATCATGACCCCTAGCGCTGCTCTTGGAAGCCGGGCACAGCCAACTTTCTCTGCCACAGCTCCCTGCGCATCCTTCAAGATTGAATTTCTCCAGTCCGTGTCTTCCACAGACGGAGCCTCCTGATTGCTTTTACCTTTCCTCACTGCAGAGGTGTATCTCCTGCCATTTCCTGTCATTGTTACCTAGCTTATTTTCTGAGCCACTCAAAGAGGGCTTGGTGGGCTCCTGgccttgggctctctctctctctctcctctatcgTGTCTGGGATC encodes the following:
- the C8H6orf132 gene encoding uncharacterized protein C6orf132 homolog, translating into MKKNQTVQGTFSKLFGKKHANPPSTSLYATNPPWIFTQEAPEEGSRDFGGIYYGDHRFNSVSESGTATLKARPRVRPLLTFLPLNAQENHGLAVPTPSVPGDFVDKEVTGTSSLVNGNLRLYSSVGDLRPRHYGQDLLIPPPPPGPAPGPPLDTSQPREESPPPPPSMAPPPPPLLLEPPSPPSTAPPPPPVLGAPAPVSTRSSPSTPTPPDFIPPAPPLASLAPPPPPLPAPALPASPQTTGTRLFPPGGVTKWKSEVALNSRQPETPRASPPQSPAEPKGSLLGPKPDPHLTFPRSFKVPPPTPVRTSSIPAQEAQGTPLEEEGATKKAPNLLPLPPSFHIRPASQVYPDRAPEPDHPGELRAAAPARPTLGKSQSWTKEHAETPPPAPPLAPPAPPQPPPAPPLPPAAPPLPSAEKVAPPPSGFAKRRKSSSPAPKPKPTPPSPEDTASSAPVDWRDPSQMEKLRSELAAYLCGSRREDRFLSHRAGSTAASEEKEGKKDPSLPEEEAPPSLPEQETLPSIPEKSSCSLPDKGAATSLTLPPVDYLPQDAPTPSVQQIRSELEARFSSSAEKEAKPSVGFLPPKPRLEGGRIFENRGDNGNFSKPVAKNLPPLSTTPLPTTPLQSKAVPGPATPPKATPGPALPPKATPGPALPPKPTPGPATPPNAVPGPAIPSAAITAPTTSSPLIEKNPVPAGQWEKPKPQELTVPRQIEAEGRPTEPSKPPTLGSVSAPALPPKRSPGGEEVTFLYTLCRSQKSPSQEVAAGTAPRATGSAAGSREPAEVKEPQAQPAKPPTSAQPADELLRHPVTGEVVQPGSPMALLLAARQRAQKGRPGGLALGGSSLPGSLCGHSSQPQAGSDSIFHNEGRPNSFTVVPKLPKEAEKDAQLASSAQPTIPSQWKPQPLGDREGTEPSLRHNGTKAEPQAPVAWERPASSNLPRGRLLPKSFSSPPSPSCKRDDDDDDDDDEGGFHFEVIPPPPEFSNDPEPPAPTLQYLGRRGSPPRNNFPDLGQPSAPRGFSRFPAGALHARAGGLEHFSGGGRSLIKKRLYVGEPHRSPGQARGGTGHSLSSPNCFGPPPGGPEMRRVNSAGRALPGGLHARRLPMEGAARGEAKFKAPGGDYGFAPAAGRSPHSTPHYGSPINTFTVRPGTRHPISYAYSGNHRKAPS